Proteins from one Crocosphaera sp. UHCC 0190 genomic window:
- a CDS encoding RDD family protein, with protein MAFFNNFKLQTPENVELDFTLAGIGNRALALIIDYSILSIVQIFYLLILIILPNLISNIIANFIQDIAAIQTWIIAIFLLIFFVTNTGYFAFFETLWQGQTPGKRFAKIRVIRDDGRPIGLQQATLRALLRPLDDILFIGVLLIIFSESEKRIGDWLAGTLVIQEESEKSSANFLISEEAKTLVSYINNTANLTKLSPENFAVIREYLQRREAMLLQAKHELSRKLAYQVKDIIQLAEIPEGTTANHFLEAVYLAYQQQNLS; from the coding sequence ATGGCATTTTTTAATAATTTTAAGTTACAGACACCGGAAAATGTCGAACTCGATTTTACTTTGGCAGGGATTGGAAATCGAGCTTTAGCTCTGATTATTGACTATTCTATTTTGTCAATTGTTCAGATTTTTTACTTGCTTATACTTATTATTCTGCCAAATTTAATTTCAAATATTATTGCTAATTTTATTCAAGATATTGCCGCTATTCAAACTTGGATTATAGCAATTTTCTTGTTAATTTTTTTCGTTACGAATACAGGATATTTTGCTTTTTTTGAAACCCTATGGCAAGGACAAACCCCAGGAAAACGTTTTGCTAAAATTCGCGTTATTCGTGATGATGGTAGACCGATTGGCTTACAACAAGCTACCTTAAGAGCTTTACTACGTCCTCTTGATGATATCTTATTTATTGGGGTTTTATTAATTATTTTTAGTGAATCCGAAAAACGTATCGGAGATTGGTTAGCAGGAACTTTAGTTATTCAAGAAGAAAGCGAAAAATCTTCAGCTAATTTTCTGATTTCAGAAGAAGCTAAAACCTTAGTTAGCTACATTAATAATACAGCAAATTTAACTAAATTATCTCCTGAAAACTTTGCGGTTATTCGAGAATATTTACAACGAAGAGAGGCAATGTTATTACAAGCAAAACATGAATTATCCCGTAAATTAGCTTATCAGGTTAAGGATATTATTCAGTTAGCAGAAATACCCGAAGGCACAACAGCTAATCATTTTCTAGAAGCGGTTTATCTCGCTTATCAACAACAAAATTTATCTTAA
- a CDS encoding PEP-CTERM sorting domain-containing protein, which yields MKNILISSFIFIASFGIETAAQGFSFYDEVSDGDLSDVGSTPTSLGSLNLGKNTLKATFNRGSNPDPDYFTFNIPQGQVLTEIFLKSWNTSPFFEDIAFIAIEEGPSFDFVFSNTANSNPAEGLLGWSHLRSTQVGTNKILTEMALSNLDPITSGLNIVVNQEADNNPYTPEQIAQFPSGVTEDQLKQNLRNLGVIGTSGSTIGWFPGATGFKLPLGPGDYSIWLRQGTDTEISVELDFNTAKVPEPNNLFGIIITLGLGTLRFKKK from the coding sequence ATGAAAAATATTCTCATAAGCTCATTCATTTTTATCGCTAGTTTTGGTATAGAGACGGCTGCTCAAGGGTTTTCTTTCTATGATGAAGTCTCAGATGGAGATTTATCAGATGTGGGTTCAACACCGACATCACTGGGTTCCCTCAACCTGGGAAAAAATACCCTCAAAGCAACCTTTAATCGGGGTTCTAATCCAGATCCTGACTACTTTACTTTTAATATTCCCCAAGGACAAGTCCTCACAGAAATCTTCCTGAAGTCTTGGAATACATCGCCTTTTTTTGAAGACATTGCTTTCATTGCTATAGAGGAAGGGCCAAGTTTTGACTTTGTTTTTTCTAATACTGCTAATTCTAATCCAGCAGAGGGTCTTTTAGGTTGGTCTCATCTCCGCAGTACACAAGTCGGTACGAACAAAATTCTAACGGAGATGGCACTGTCTAATTTAGATCCAATCACTTCAGGATTAAATATTGTTGTTAATCAAGAAGCTGACAATAATCCTTATACACCTGAACAAATTGCTCAGTTTCCATCAGGAGTTACAGAAGATCAATTAAAGCAAAATCTCCGTAATCTAGGGGTTATTGGAACATCAGGAAGCACCATCGGCTGGTTTCCTGGGGCAACTGGCTTTAAGTTGCCTTTAGGGCCTGGAGATTATTCCATTTGGTTAAGACAAGGTACTGACACAGAAATTAGTGTGGAACTAGATTTTAATACGGCAAAAGTTCCTGAACCTAACAATCTTTTTGGTATTATTATAACCCTAGGATTAGGGACGTTAAGATTTAAGAAAAAATGA
- a CDS encoding TerC family protein, with protein sequence MFDQIIDSSLTLSLKTPLLLLLLIALEAVLSADNAIALAAIAQGLQGPKLQRYALNLGLVVAYVLRMSLILTATWVVKFWQFELLGAVYLLWLVFNYFNSQEDAEHHHHGPEFTSLWQAIPLIAVTDLAFSLDSVTTAIALSDEIWLILIGGTIGVITLRFLAELFIRWLKVYTYLEDAGFITVGLVGLRLLIRVINAEWVPPEWLMITAIALIFVWGFSKQNPQPLEMVEIPLESVDNSLSKEPEKISS encoded by the coding sequence ATGTTTGACCAGATTATTGACTCTTCCCTCACTCTCAGCTTGAAAACTCCCCTACTTCTCCTCTTACTAATCGCCCTAGAAGCTGTATTATCGGCCGATAATGCCATCGCTTTAGCGGCCATTGCTCAAGGGTTACAAGGCCCTAAATTACAACGATATGCCTTGAATTTAGGCTTAGTTGTGGCTTATGTATTGCGAATGTCTTTAATCTTAACCGCAACCTGGGTAGTCAAATTTTGGCAATTTGAACTATTAGGGGCCGTTTATTTATTATGGTTGGTGTTTAATTATTTTAACTCCCAAGAAGATGCAGAACACCATCATCATGGCCCAGAATTTACCTCTCTTTGGCAAGCGATCCCCTTAATTGCGGTGACAGATCTCGCCTTTTCTCTCGATAGTGTTACCACCGCGATCGCCTTATCGGACGAAATCTGGTTGATTTTAATCGGGGGAACTATTGGGGTCATTACTCTGCGATTTTTAGCAGAATTATTCATCCGTTGGCTAAAAGTTTATACTTATCTCGAAGATGCGGGATTTATTACCGTGGGACTGGTAGGATTAAGATTACTAATTCGGGTAATCAATGCGGAATGGGTTCCCCCAGAATGGTTAATGATTACAGCGATCGCCCTAATATTTGTTTGGGGCTTTTCTAAACAAAATCCACAGCCCCTAGAAATGGTGGAAATTCCCTTAGAATCTGTGGACAATTCCCTGAGTAAAGAACCGGAAAAAATTTCTTCGTAA
- a CDS encoding histone deacetylase, with amino-acid sequence MIFPIVYHPQYVVPLPDGHRFPMEKFRLLYELLLIDGLVKPENIYIPEFPELSLLELVHTPDYVRAYCQGTLDNKAQRRIGLPWSEALAKRTCIAVGGTILTAKLALKFGLACNTAGGTHHAFPGYGSGFCIFNDLAIAVRVLQQLKLVKKVLIVDLDVHQGDGTAWIFKDEPTVFTFSMHCEANFPAKKQQSDLDVPLAEGLDDDGYLQILSQYLPDLLSQFKPDLVLYDAGVDTHVNDRLGKLSLTDTGIYRREMQVLSICIAAGYPVASVIGGGYAKDMKSLVYRHSLLHRASKDVYQFYRL; translated from the coding sequence ATGATTTTCCCGATTGTTTATCATCCTCAATATGTTGTCCCCCTTCCTGATGGCCATCGTTTCCCGATGGAAAAGTTTCGCCTACTCTATGAATTATTATTAATTGATGGTCTGGTTAAACCTGAAAATATTTATATTCCAGAATTTCCTGAATTGTCACTATTAGAATTAGTTCATACCCCGGATTATGTGAGAGCGTACTGTCAAGGAACCCTAGATAATAAAGCACAAAGACGCATTGGTTTGCCTTGGAGTGAGGCATTAGCAAAACGGACTTGTATCGCTGTCGGTGGGACTATTTTAACCGCTAAATTAGCCTTAAAGTTTGGCTTAGCTTGTAATACCGCAGGTGGAACCCATCACGCTTTTCCAGGTTACGGTTCGGGGTTTTGTATCTTTAATGATTTAGCGATCGCTGTCCGTGTTTTACAACAATTAAAGTTAGTAAAAAAGGTTCTTATTGTCGATCTTGATGTTCATCAAGGGGATGGGACAGCTTGGATTTTTAAAGATGAACCGACGGTGTTTACTTTTTCGATGCACTGTGAGGCTAATTTTCCTGCTAAAAAACAACAAAGCGATCTCGATGTTCCCTTAGCAGAAGGGTTAGATGATGATGGTTATTTACAAATATTATCCCAATATTTACCTGATTTACTATCACAATTTAAACCAGATTTAGTATTATATGATGCGGGGGTTGATACCCATGTTAATGATCGTTTAGGAAAATTATCCTTAACAGATACGGGAATTTATCGCCGAGAAATGCAGGTATTAAGTATTTGTATTGCGGCAGGTTATCCGGTGGCTAGTGTTATTGGGGGAGGCTATGCTAAAGATATGAAATCGTTAGTTTATCGACATTCTTTATTACATCGTGCCTCAAAAGATGTTTATCAATTTTATCGCTTATAG
- a CDS encoding Ig-like domain-containing protein gives MNKLLLQEPIDKVSLFLIGAFTVVIGGLVIGDKVCGNKCFFRNGPRVEHFSWENQQVGAKDRAFILTFDRPMDKASVEQNLVIKPPLPGKISWAGRRLAYTLETPIPYGQTYQVKLSQGTERFRHEKKPGQVMESFVGEFQSRDRALAYIGTQGEEEGRLVFYNVTQQIKRILTPPDLVVMNFEFYPQGDRILFSAAEQGTGVDGLRQLQLYTVTTGVNNGVEDLKSNSAGKIEQILDNKTYQNNQFDLSPDGKIIVVQRVNRENPADFDLWVLKEGSQAERLKVTGGEFEITPDSQTVAVARGEGISILPLKPEAEPLDFLPKFGQLLNFTQTGDGAAMVDFNTDDANLRYTRSLFYVNNQGIQKELLNTQGSIIDCQFTPMGTQLYCLLTELLSGDEYEEQPYFAKFDLKTGKMTPLAKLSDYQDIKISLAPDGLALLFDQVITSNNPNLTDKLTSNSGEAIVGGQLWLLIPPNGNKPDVQADLKELPLVGFRPQWLP, from the coding sequence ATGAATAAACTACTATTACAAGAACCTATCGATAAAGTTTCCTTATTCCTCATTGGTGCCTTTACTGTGGTCATTGGTGGCCTGGTTATTGGGGACAAAGTGTGTGGCAATAAATGTTTTTTCCGAAATGGCCCCAGGGTTGAGCATTTTAGCTGGGAAAATCAACAAGTAGGCGCAAAAGATCGGGCCTTTATTTTGACCTTTGACCGACCGATGGATAAAGCCAGTGTGGAGCAAAATTTAGTCATTAAGCCCCCTCTACCGGGGAAAATTAGCTGGGCTGGTCGTAGACTTGCTTACACCCTAGAAACCCCTATTCCTTACGGTCAAACCTATCAAGTAAAGTTAAGTCAAGGGACAGAAAGATTTCGCCACGAAAAAAAACCCGGCCAGGTTATGGAGTCTTTTGTGGGGGAATTTCAAAGCCGCGATCGCGCTTTGGCTTATATTGGAACCCAAGGAGAAGAAGAAGGGAGATTAGTGTTTTATAATGTCACCCAACAGATCAAGCGTATTCTGACACCTCCTGATTTAGTGGTGATGAACTTTGAGTTTTATCCCCAAGGCGATCGCATTTTATTTTCAGCGGCCGAACAAGGGACTGGGGTTGATGGGTTACGACAGTTACAGCTTTATACTGTCACCACTGGGGTGAATAATGGGGTTGAAGATCTTAAAAGTAATTCAGCAGGAAAAATCGAACAAATTTTAGATAATAAAACCTATCAAAATAATCAATTTGATCTATCTCCTGATGGCAAAATTATCGTTGTACAAAGGGTAAATCGAGAAAATCCGGCTGATTTTGATCTTTGGGTACTAAAAGAGGGTAGTCAAGCGGAAAGATTGAAGGTGACAGGGGGAGAATTTGAAATTACCCCCGATAGTCAAACCGTAGCGGTGGCCAGAGGGGAAGGTATTAGTATTTTACCCTTAAAACCAGAGGCAGAACCCTTGGATTTTTTACCAAAATTCGGTCAATTACTGAATTTTACCCAAACGGGAGATGGAGCAGCAATGGTCGATTTTAATACGGATGATGCTAATTTACGGTATACGCGATCGCTGTTTTATGTTAATAATCAGGGCATACAAAAGGAATTATTAAATACACAAGGATCAATTATTGATTGTCAATTTACGCCCATGGGAACTCAACTATATTGTTTATTAACAGAATTATTATCTGGGGATGAATATGAAGAACAACCTTACTTTGCTAAGTTTGATTTGAAGACGGGTAAGATGACACCCTTAGCCAAATTATCAGACTATCAAGATATTAAAATTAGTTTAGCTCCTGATGGGTTGGCATTGCTTTTTGATCAAGTTATCACCAGTAATAATCCTAATTTAACTGATAAATTAACCAGTAATTCAGGGGAGGCAATTGTGGGGGGACAATTATGGTTATTAATTCCCCCAAATGGAAATAAGCCTGATGTTCAAGCTGACTTAAAAGAGTTACCCTTAGTGGGTTTTCGTCCTCAATGGTTGCCTTAA
- the ndk gene encoding nucleoside-diphosphate kinase, whose translation MERTFIMVKPDGVQRGLVGEVIRRFETKGFTLIGLKLMQVSKELAEEHYDVHKERPFFGGLVEFIGSSPVVAMVWEGDGVVAAARNVIGATNPLTAAPGTIRGDYGVSIGRNLIHGSDAIETAQREISLWFNEKELASWQPTITPWLYE comes from the coding sequence TTGGAACGCACATTTATAATGGTTAAACCCGATGGAGTACAGCGGGGATTGGTTGGTGAAGTTATTCGTCGTTTTGAAACCAAAGGATTTACGTTAATCGGACTCAAGCTGATGCAAGTCTCGAAAGAATTAGCTGAGGAACATTATGACGTTCACAAGGAACGTCCTTTTTTTGGCGGTTTAGTTGAGTTTATTGGCTCTTCCCCCGTTGTGGCTATGGTATGGGAAGGGGATGGAGTGGTTGCGGCCGCCAGAAATGTCATTGGCGCAACGAATCCCCTAACAGCAGCCCCTGGAACGATTCGGGGGGACTATGGGGTGAGTATTGGACGGAACCTAATTCATGGTTCTGATGCCATTGAAACTGCCCAACGGGAGATTAGTCTCTGGTTTAATGAAAAAGAATTAGCCAGTTGGCAACCAACAATTACCCCTTGGCTATACGAATAA
- a CDS encoding shikimate dehydrogenase yields MQTITGKTKLLGIIGDPVEHSLSPVMQNAAISQLGVDYVYIPFPVKQQNLATAFAGFATIGVQGFNVTIPHKQAILPLLSEITTTAKLVGAVNTVWYTETGWKGTNTDVIGFLSPLKSLTKKWSNIVPIILGNGGAARAVLVGLSELGCPKIRVVGRDQDKLRQFQQSWSNSELKASIDVYSWDELPGILSETELLVNTTPIGMFPHSNHSPLQSDLWKKLPLNAIAYDLIYIPSPTQFLKEAQQQGLMTIDGLDMLVYQGASALELWLQQPVPTEVMSQALKQHLGL; encoded by the coding sequence ATGCAGACAATTACTGGCAAAACAAAGCTCCTCGGTATTATTGGCGATCCTGTTGAACATTCTCTATCCCCTGTGATGCAAAATGCAGCAATTAGTCAATTAGGTGTCGATTATGTTTATATTCCTTTTCCTGTCAAACAGCAAAATTTAGCTACTGCTTTTGCTGGATTTGCTACTATTGGAGTCCAGGGATTTAATGTTACAATTCCTCATAAACAAGCCATCTTACCTTTGCTATCAGAAATTACCACAACTGCTAAATTAGTGGGTGCAGTTAACACTGTTTGGTACACAGAAACAGGATGGAAAGGAACAAATACTGATGTCATTGGCTTTTTATCTCCTTTAAAATCCTTGACAAAAAAATGGTCAAATATCGTTCCTATAATTTTAGGAAATGGAGGTGCAGCAAGAGCAGTTTTAGTAGGATTATCAGAACTAGGATGTCCTAAAATTCGAGTGGTAGGACGGGATCAGGATAAGTTAAGGCAATTTCAACAAAGTTGGTCTAATAGTGAGCTTAAAGCTTCTATTGATGTGTATTCTTGGGATGAATTACCAGGGATATTATCAGAAACAGAATTGTTAGTTAATACCACTCCTATTGGGATGTTTCCTCATAGTAATCATTCTCCCCTTCAAAGTGATTTATGGAAAAAACTTCCTTTAAATGCTATTGCTTACGATCTCATTTATATTCCTAGTCCCACCCAATTTCTCAAAGAAGCACAACAACAAGGTTTAATGACTATTGATGGATTAGATATGTTAGTTTATCAAGGAGCCTCTGCCTTAGAATTATGGTTACAACAACCAGTTCCTACCGAAGTGATGAGTCAAGCTTTAAAACAACATTTAGGCTTATAG
- a CDS encoding stage II sporulation protein M, whose amino-acid sequence MNIQRWIGRREANWKRLDAILQKIEKRGLKSLASSEIHELASLYRSVSADLARAKTHQVGPTLIRELQQLTSRSYSQVYQGSRRQEWQAVTEFYLWGFPGVVQQTWGYIAVSTGMFVLGALIAWWYAWQDPTFISLIVPEDLIKMVRDEHQLWMGSILGVEPLASSNIMINNIKVSFNAVAGGMTAGILTLYLLFYNGLLIGAIGALVGLNNLAYPFWAFVFPHGSLELPAIFLAGASGLLIARALLFPGQYRRVDALKYYGFQAAQLVFGIVPLLVIAGIIEGFISPNPLIPNPLKYLIGMILLTFLIRYCSQTKIVKSTDL is encoded by the coding sequence ATGAATATTCAACGATGGATCGGAAGACGAGAAGCCAACTGGAAGCGATTAGATGCTATTTTACAAAAAATCGAAAAACGAGGCTTAAAGTCCCTTGCAAGCTCAGAAATCCATGAATTAGCCAGTTTATATCGTTCTGTCTCTGCTGACTTGGCCCGGGCCAAAACCCACCAAGTAGGGCCAACTCTGATCCGGGAATTACAACAATTAACTTCTCGCAGTTACAGTCAAGTTTATCAAGGTTCCCGTCGTCAAGAATGGCAAGCTGTCACTGAGTTTTATCTCTGGGGGTTTCCTGGGGTTGTACAGCAAACCTGGGGGTACATTGCTGTCTCAACAGGAATGTTTGTGCTAGGGGCTTTAATTGCTTGGTGGTATGCTTGGCAAGATCCCACCTTTATATCTTTAATTGTGCCAGAAGACCTGATTAAGATGGTACGGGACGAACATCAATTGTGGATGGGATCAATTTTAGGGGTAGAACCCTTAGCCTCTAGTAATATTATGATCAATAATATTAAGGTTTCTTTTAATGCTGTTGCTGGCGGAATGACCGCAGGAATTTTAACCCTTTATCTCCTATTTTACAATGGTTTATTAATCGGCGCAATTGGTGCTTTAGTGGGACTCAATAACTTAGCTTATCCTTTTTGGGCTTTTGTTTTTCCCCATGGTTCCCTGGAATTACCTGCTATTTTTCTCGCTGGAGCATCAGGATTATTAATTGCCAGAGCCTTACTTTTTCCTGGTCAATATCGCCGAGTCGATGCCTTAAAATATTATGGATTTCAAGCGGCACAATTAGTCTTTGGTATCGTTCCTTTGTTAGTGATAGCGGGTATTATTGAAGGCTTTATTTCCCCAAATCCTCTGATTCCTAATCCTTTAAAATATTTAATCGGAATGATTCTATTGACTTTCTTAATCAGATATTGTAGTCAAACAAAAATAGTTAAGTCAACAGATTTGTAA